A single region of the Bacteroidota bacterium genome encodes:
- a CDS encoding AbiV family abortive infection protein, which translates to MISIYKLKKSEYKEGAKLAFENFEDLLNVSEKAAQIGKLGTATSLCILSIEELAKSVILELLAINNSIPIKNLEKYFTSHEQKHLAAISLFFNLKSTFETNQTKQDNEMDSDFILVIIILIVLLALSIDNKAKLKNKRKEKSFLDTFKESGFYVEFNTDSRQWISPKMEHNQERFESLFQLTSEFATSIKNWIINGKLSKENLLKFLHSLDDDLIDKSRLEKLL; encoded by the coding sequence ATGATATCAATTTACAAACTCAAGAAATCGGAATATAAAGAAGGCGCCAAGCTAGCTTTTGAGAATTTTGAAGATTTATTGAATGTCTCCGAGAAAGCAGCACAAATAGGAAAATTGGGAACAGCAACCTCCTTGTGTATTCTTTCTATAGAAGAATTAGCAAAATCAGTAATTTTAGAATTATTGGCAATTAATAATTCTATTCCAATAAAAAACTTAGAAAAATATTTTACTTCTCATGAACAAAAGCATCTAGCTGCAATATCTTTATTCTTTAACTTAAAATCGACTTTTGAAACCAATCAAACAAAACAAGATAATGAAATGGATTCAGATTTTATTCTGGTTATAATTATTCTAATAGTTTTATTGGCACTATCGATAGACAATAAGGCTAAATTAAAGAATAAAAGAAAAGAAAAATCATTTCTTGACACGTTCAAAGAATCAGGATTTTATGTAGAATTCAATACAGATTCAAGACAATGGATTAGTCCCAAAATGGAACACAACCAAGAAAGATTTGAAAGCCTTTTTCAATTGACAAGTGAGTTTGCAACTTCTATTAAAAACTGGATAATTAATGGGAAATTAAGTAAAGAGAATTTATTAAAATTTTTGCATTCTCTTGATGATGACTTAATAGATAAATCACGTTTGGAGAAATTATTATGA